One window of the Mycobacterium xenopi genome contains the following:
- a CDS encoding ribonuclease D, translating into MCNAAPEQRGVQAEPTPLLHPAGGVPELSVSVGEIAAAAELLARGRGPFAVDAERASGFRYSNRAYLIQIRRAGAGTVLIDPVSHGSDPAAVLRPVAEVLAEDEWILHAADQDLPCLADVGMRPPALYDTELAGRLAGFERVNLAAMVQRLLGLSLAKGHGAADWSKRPLPAAWLNYAALDVEVLIELREAIAAVLAEQGKTRWAAEEFEHLRATAARVAPSTRRDHWRRTSGIHRVRDRRGLAAVRELWTVRDRIAQRRDVAPGRILPDSAIIDAAIADPKTVEDLIALPVFRGPKQRRSAAIWLAALEAARQNPEPVDEVEPPNGPPAPARWVKHRPEAAARLDAARAALTELSQRVSVPVENLISPDLVRRLCWDWDGGSQADTERVIDEFLAAGQARAWQRELVVPVLAAALS; encoded by the coding sequence ATGTGCAACGCGGCCCCAGAGCAGCGTGGCGTGCAGGCCGAGCCCACCCCGCTGCTGCACCCGGCCGGCGGGGTGCCCGAGCTCTCGGTGTCGGTCGGCGAGATTGCCGCGGCCGCCGAGCTACTCGCCCGGGGTCGCGGGCCGTTCGCGGTCGACGCCGAGCGGGCGTCGGGTTTCCGCTACTCCAACCGGGCCTATCTGATCCAGATCCGCCGCGCCGGTGCGGGTACCGTGCTCATCGACCCGGTCAGCCATGGAAGCGACCCGGCGGCCGTGTTGCGACCGGTCGCCGAAGTGCTCGCCGAAGACGAATGGATTTTGCACGCGGCCGACCAGGATCTGCCGTGCCTGGCCGACGTCGGCATGCGACCGCCGGCGCTGTACGACACCGAACTGGCCGGGCGGCTGGCCGGATTCGAACGGGTGAACCTGGCGGCCATGGTGCAGCGGCTCCTGGGGCTGAGCCTGGCCAAGGGCCACGGCGCGGCCGACTGGTCCAAGCGTCCACTACCGGCGGCGTGGCTCAACTATGCCGCCCTGGACGTCGAAGTTCTCATCGAGCTGCGCGAGGCGATCGCAGCCGTCCTGGCGGAGCAAGGCAAAACACGTTGGGCCGCAGAGGAATTCGAACATCTGCGAGCTACGGCGGCGCGGGTGGCGCCGAGCACCCGCCGCGATCACTGGCGACGCACGTCGGGAATCCATCGGGTTCGCGACCGGCGCGGCCTGGCCGCGGTGCGCGAGCTGTGGACCGTGCGCGACCGCATCGCCCAACGCCGCGACGTCGCGCCCGGCCGCATCCTGCCCGATTCGGCGATCATCGACGCGGCCATCGCCGACCCGAAGACGGTCGAGGACCTGATCGCTTTGCCGGTGTTCCGCGGCCCCAAGCAGCGCCGCAGCGCGGCGATCTGGCTGGCGGCGCTGGAGGCGGCAAGGCAAAACCCTGAACCCGTGGACGAGGTCGAGCCGCCCAACGGGCCACCGGCCCCGGCGCGGTGGGTCAAGCACAGACCGGAGGCCGCCGCGCGGCTGGATGCGGCCCGGGCGGCGCTCACGGAGTTGTCGCAGCGAGTGTCGGTGCCCGTGGAGAACCTGATCTCCCCCGACCTGGTGCGACGGCTGTGCTGGGACTGGGACGGCGGATCACAAGCCGACACCGAGCGGGTGATTGACGAGTTTCTCGCCGCCGGGCAGGCCCGCGCCTGGCAGCGCGAGCTGGTAGTGCCGGTGCTGGCTGCAGCGCTGAGTTAG
- the hemE gene encoding uroporphyrinogen decarboxylase yields MTVRRDLPGSPYLAAAAGRKPHRVPVWFMRQAGRSLPEYRALREKHSMLAACFDAELICEITLQPIRRHGVDAAILFSDIVVPLRAAGVELDIVPDVGPVIATPVRTAADVAAFKELEPQHVQPVAEAVSLLVTALGDVPLIGFAGAPFTLASYLVEGGPSRHHARTKAMMLSDPDAWHALLGKLADLTVAFLRVQLDAGVDAIQVFDSWAGTLSLADYRAYVLPHSARVFGTLASYGVPMTHFGVGTAELLGAMSAAGATVVGVDWRTALTDAAGRVQPGTALQGNLDPAVLLAGWAVVERAARAVVDDGRRAVDAGAAGHIFNLGHGVLPETDPVILTELVSLVHSL; encoded by the coding sequence ATGACCGTTCGCCGCGACCTCCCCGGGTCGCCGTATCTGGCCGCCGCCGCCGGCCGCAAACCGCACCGGGTCCCGGTGTGGTTTATGCGGCAGGCCGGACGCTCGCTGCCGGAATACCGGGCCCTGCGCGAAAAGCACAGCATGCTGGCCGCCTGCTTCGACGCCGAATTGATCTGCGAGATCACCTTGCAGCCGATCCGCCGCCATGGCGTCGACGCCGCGATCCTCTTCTCCGACATCGTGGTTCCGCTGCGCGCCGCCGGCGTCGAGCTGGACATCGTTCCCGACGTCGGACCGGTGATCGCGACACCGGTGCGCACCGCCGCCGACGTCGCGGCGTTCAAAGAACTTGAGCCGCAACATGTTCAGCCGGTAGCGGAGGCTGTTTCGCTGCTGGTGACCGCGCTCGGGGATGTCCCGTTGATCGGTTTTGCCGGGGCGCCGTTCACGCTGGCGTCCTACCTGGTCGAAGGCGGTCCGAGCCGCCACCATGCCCGGACCAAGGCGATGATGCTGTCCGATCCGGACGCCTGGCACGCGCTGCTGGGCAAGCTGGCCGACCTGACGGTGGCGTTCCTGCGGGTCCAGCTCGACGCCGGGGTGGACGCCATCCAGGTGTTCGACTCGTGGGCGGGCACGCTGTCGCTTGCCGACTACCGCGCCTACGTGCTGCCGCACAGCGCCCGGGTGTTCGGCACGCTCGCGAGCTACGGCGTGCCGATGACGCACTTCGGGGTGGGAACCGCCGAACTGCTGGGGGCGATGTCGGCCGCCGGGGCGACGGTGGTCGGCGTCGACTGGCGAACGGCGCTGACCGACGCCGCGGGCCGGGTGCAGCCCGGCACGGCGCTACAGGGCAACTTAGACCCCGCGGTGTTGCTGGCGGGGTGGGCGGTGGTGGAGCGCGCGGCACGCGCCGTGGTCGACGACGGTCGTCGCGCCGTTGACGCCGGTGCGGCCGGGCACATTTTCAACCTAGGGCACGGGGTGCTGCCCGAAACCGACCCGGTCATCCTCACCGAGCTGGTGTCGTTGGTGCACTCGCTATGA
- a CDS encoding DUF3000 domain-containing protein, producing MPRTGARGPAGDNAERSDEEERRLSPAEPAVFREAVAAMNAATVRAEIELGPIRPPQRLAPYSYALGAEVKHPELDVIPERSEGDAFGRLILLYDPDGSEAWDGTMRLVAYIQADLDPSEAVDPLLPEVAWSWLVDALEIRAEHVTALGGTVTATTSVRYGDISGPPRAHQLELRASWTATTPEIGTHVEAFCEVLEHAAGLPPVGVTDLGSRSRA from the coding sequence ATGCCGCGGACCGGCGCCCGGGGCCCGGCCGGCGACAATGCAGAGCGCAGCGATGAGGAGGAGCGGCGTTTGAGCCCAGCCGAACCGGCCGTGTTCCGCGAGGCGGTGGCCGCGATGAACGCCGCCACGGTCCGCGCGGAAATCGAGCTCGGCCCGATCCGTCCGCCGCAGCGCCTGGCGCCGTACAGCTACGCGTTGGGCGCCGAGGTCAAACATCCCGAGCTCGACGTCATCCCGGAGCGATCCGAGGGCGACGCGTTCGGGCGGCTGATCCTGCTCTACGACCCGGACGGGTCCGAGGCATGGGACGGCACCATGCGGCTGGTCGCCTACATCCAGGCCGACCTGGACCCCAGCGAGGCGGTCGACCCGCTGCTACCGGAAGTGGCGTGGAGCTGGCTGGTCGATGCCCTGGAGATCCGCGCCGAGCATGTCACCGCGCTCGGCGGTACCGTCACCGCCACCACGTCGGTGCGCTACGGCGACATCTCCGGTCCGCCCCGCGCCCACCAGCTGGAACTGCGGGCGTCCTGGACGGCGACCACTCCCGAGATCGGCACCCACGTCGAGGCGTTCTGTGAGGTGCTCGAGCACGCCGCGGGACTTCCCCCGGTGGGGGTGACCGACCTGGGTTCGCGGTCTCGCGCCTGA
- a CDS encoding enoyl-CoA hydratase/isomerase family protein produces the protein MPVRYPPVSYDEFPSLRIEPGTDGVLQVVLDSPGLNSVGPQMHRDLADIWPAIERDPSVRAVLVCGEGKAFSSGGSFDLIEETMGDFADRVRIMREARDLVLNMVNFDKPVVSAIRGPAVGAGLVVALLADISVAGRGAKIIDGHTKLGVAAGDHAAICWPLLVGMAKAKYYLLTCQPLTGEEAERIGLVSTCVDDDDVLATATHIAEDLARGAQMAIQWTKHSLNHWYRMFAPAFETALGLEFIGFSGPDVAEGLAANREKRAPSFTADPQVNRVQ, from the coding sequence ATGCCAGTCAGATATCCGCCAGTCAGCTACGACGAGTTTCCCAGTCTCCGAATCGAACCGGGCACCGATGGGGTGTTGCAGGTGGTCCTCGATTCGCCCGGTCTCAATTCGGTGGGGCCGCAAATGCACCGGGACCTGGCCGACATCTGGCCGGCGATCGAGCGTGACCCCAGCGTGCGCGCGGTATTGGTGTGCGGTGAAGGCAAAGCGTTTTCCTCCGGAGGAAGCTTCGACCTGATCGAGGAAACCATGGGGGATTTCGCAGACCGGGTCCGCATCATGCGCGAAGCCCGCGACCTGGTGCTCAATATGGTCAACTTCGACAAACCGGTGGTCTCAGCGATCCGCGGCCCGGCGGTCGGCGCCGGCCTGGTGGTGGCCTTGCTCGCCGACATTTCGGTGGCCGGACGCGGCGCCAAGATCATCGACGGGCACACCAAGTTGGGGGTCGCGGCCGGTGACCACGCCGCGATCTGCTGGCCGCTGCTGGTCGGCATGGCCAAGGCCAAGTACTACCTGCTCACCTGCCAGCCCCTTACCGGCGAGGAGGCCGAGCGCATCGGGCTGGTGTCGACCTGCGTCGACGACGACGACGTGCTTGCCACCGCGACCCACATTGCCGAGGATCTGGCGCGAGGTGCGCAGATGGCGATCCAGTGGACCAAACACAGCCTCAACCACTGGTATCGGATGTTCGCGCCGGCCTTCGAAACGGCGCTGGGCCTGGAATTCATCGGGTTCAGCGGCCCCGACGTGGCCGAGGGACTGGCCGCCAACCGGGAGAAACGTGCACCAAGCTTCACCGCCGACCCACAGGTCAACCGCGTGCAGTAG
- the hemQ gene encoding hydrogen peroxide-dependent heme synthase, producing the protein MPRLDYDALNATIRYLMFSVFAVRPGALGDDRERVVDETATFLKQQEERGVVVRGLYDVAGLRADADFMIWTHAERVEALQATYEDFRRTTTLGRACTPVWSSVALHRPAEFNKSHIPAFLAGEEPGAYVCVYPFVRSYEWYLLPEEERRRMLAEHGMAARGYKEVRANTVPAFALGDYEWILAFESPELHRIVDLMRELRATEARRHTRAETPFFTGPRVPVDQLVASLP; encoded by the coding sequence ATGCCTCGCCTGGACTACGACGCGCTGAACGCCACCATCCGCTACCTGATGTTTTCGGTGTTCGCGGTGCGGCCCGGCGCCCTCGGCGACGACCGCGAAAGGGTCGTCGACGAAACCGCCACCTTCCTTAAGCAGCAGGAAGAACGCGGCGTGGTGGTGCGCGGCCTCTACGACGTTGCCGGCCTGCGCGCCGACGCCGATTTCATGATCTGGACGCATGCCGAGCGCGTCGAGGCGCTGCAGGCGACCTACGAAGATTTCCGGCGCACCACCACATTGGGGCGGGCCTGCACGCCGGTGTGGAGCAGCGTGGCGCTGCACCGCCCGGCGGAGTTCAACAAGAGCCACATCCCGGCGTTCCTGGCCGGCGAGGAGCCCGGCGCCTACGTCTGCGTCTATCCGTTTGTGCGGTCCTACGAGTGGTACCTGTTGCCGGAGGAGGAGCGCCGCCGCATGCTCGCCGAGCACGGGATGGCCGCCCGCGGCTACAAGGAGGTCCGCGCGAACACGGTCCCGGCCTTCGCGCTGGGCGACTACGAGTGGATCCTGGCGTTCGAATCGCCTGAACTGCACCGCATCGTCGACCTGATGCGCGAGCTGCGGGCCACCGAAGCGCGGCGTCATACCCGCGCCGAGACACCGTTTTTCACCGGCCCGCGGGTGCCGGTCGATCAGCTGGTGGCGTCGCTGCCGTGA
- a CDS encoding class I SAM-dependent methyltransferase, whose protein sequence is MTASTDPARFEEMYRDQRTSHGLPTATPWDIGGPQPVVQQLVALGAVKGEVLDPGTGPGHHAIYYASKGYQATGIDASPTGLQRARENARKAGVSVNFQLADATKLEGLENRFDTVVDCAFYHTFSTDRELQHTYAQALHRATKPGARLYMFEFGEHDVNGFRMPRSLSENDFRQVLPDAGWQITYLGPTTYQINMSSETFDLMLARNPEMAEQIKPLAERFRIIEPWLTNGRAHAPFWECHATRVD, encoded by the coding sequence GTGACTGCGTCGACGGATCCGGCCCGCTTCGAAGAGATGTACCGCGATCAGCGGACCTCGCACGGCCTGCCGACCGCCACGCCGTGGGACATCGGCGGCCCGCAACCGGTGGTGCAGCAATTGGTGGCGCTCGGCGCGGTCAAAGGCGAGGTCCTCGACCCGGGCACCGGCCCCGGCCATCACGCCATCTACTACGCGTCGAAGGGCTATCAGGCCACCGGGATCGACGCGTCACCGACCGGGCTGCAGCGTGCCCGCGAGAACGCGCGCAAAGCGGGGGTGTCGGTGAACTTCCAGCTGGCCGACGCCACCAAGCTGGAAGGGTTGGAGAACCGCTTCGACACGGTCGTCGACTGCGCCTTCTACCACACCTTCAGCACCGATCGGGAGCTGCAGCACACCTATGCGCAGGCGTTGCACCGGGCCACCAAGCCGGGGGCGCGGCTGTACATGTTCGAGTTTGGCGAGCACGACGTCAACGGCTTCCGCATGCCCAGATCGCTCTCCGAGAACGACTTTCGCCAGGTGCTGCCCGACGCCGGCTGGCAGATCACCTATCTGGGGCCGACCACCTACCAGATCAACATGAGCAGCGAGACCTTCGACTTGATGCTGGCGCGCAACCCCGAGATGGCCGAGCAAATCAAGCCGCTGGCTGAACGGTTCCGCATTATCGAGCCGTGGCTGACCAATGGCCGCGCGCACGCCCCGTTCTGGGAATGCCACGCCACTCGGGTGGACTAG
- a CDS encoding GMC family oxidoreductase, producing the protein MGDFWRGLLKGALGPPDNDSRFLLDVHSRDLPGEATMRRYHDDEEVDLVVVGAGAGGSVLAQRLARAGWRVVILEAGPFWHPDEDWVSDEAGSHQLYWTQKRIIGGADPIELGKNNSGRGVGGSMIHYAGYTPRFHPSDFETYSRDRVGADWPISYAELRPHYARLEQELPVAGQDWPWGDPHRYPFSPHPVSGAALKLWDGAIKLGIEMRAGPVGIVNGTFGNRPHCIYRGYCLQGCKVNAKASPFVTHLPDALAHGVEIRANCMAGRIELDKHGKACGVTYFGAHGGQERFQRAKVIAVAGYSIETPRLLLNSTSGRFPHGLCNNNDQVGRYVMVQGATQSAGRWPDEMRMYKAPPPEVSSEQFYETDPDRGFARGFSIQTVSPLPIAWAEHVLAAGHWGAALREYMRDYNHWATVGVLNELLPLPDNRVTLADETDQYGLPVAKFDYSLCDNDKANMAYSTQVIANILDAAGAQDVLTIQRFAHLIGGARMGSDPDTSVVDSNQRAWAVPNLFITDGSVCPTQGSANPALTIMALASRLADKIVRGDVTADAGLSGGPRRA; encoded by the coding sequence ATGGGTGATTTCTGGCGCGGGCTGCTCAAGGGCGCGCTCGGCCCGCCGGACAACGATTCGCGGTTTTTGCTCGACGTGCATTCGCGTGACCTGCCCGGCGAGGCCACCATGCGCCGCTACCACGACGACGAGGAGGTCGACCTGGTGGTGGTGGGCGCCGGCGCGGGGGGTTCGGTGCTGGCGCAGCGGCTGGCCCGCGCGGGGTGGCGGGTCGTGATCCTGGAGGCCGGCCCGTTCTGGCACCCCGATGAGGACTGGGTTTCCGACGAGGCCGGGTCGCACCAGCTGTATTGGACGCAGAAGCGGATCATCGGCGGCGCGGACCCGATCGAGTTGGGCAAGAACAACTCCGGCCGCGGTGTGGGCGGGTCGATGATCCACTACGCCGGCTACACGCCACGGTTCCATCCCAGCGACTTCGAAACCTACAGTCGCGACCGGGTGGGCGCGGATTGGCCGATCAGCTACGCCGAGCTGCGCCCGCACTATGCGCGTCTGGAGCAGGAGCTGCCGGTCGCCGGCCAGGACTGGCCGTGGGGAGATCCGCACCGCTACCCGTTCTCACCGCATCCCGTGTCGGGTGCGGCGCTCAAGCTTTGGGATGGTGCGATCAAACTCGGCATCGAGATGCGGGCCGGCCCGGTCGGCATCGTCAACGGCACGTTCGGCAACCGGCCGCACTGCATCTACCGTGGCTACTGTCTGCAGGGCTGCAAGGTCAACGCCAAGGCCAGCCCGTTCGTCACCCATCTGCCTGACGCGCTGGCCCACGGGGTGGAGATCCGCGCGAATTGCATGGCAGGCCGCATTGAGCTGGACAAACACGGAAAGGCTTGCGGTGTAACGTATTTCGGCGCACATGGTGGCCAGGAGCGGTTCCAGCGCGCCAAAGTCATTGCTGTGGCTGGTTATTCGATTGAAACGCCGCGGCTGTTGCTCAACTCAACCAGCGGCCGGTTCCCCCACGGTTTATGCAACAACAATGATCAAGTGGGCCGCTACGTGATGGTGCAGGGCGCCACCCAAAGCGCGGGCCGCTGGCCCGACGAGATGAGGATGTACAAGGCACCGCCACCGGAGGTGTCGTCGGAGCAGTTCTACGAAACCGATCCGGATCGCGGCTTCGCACGCGGGTTTTCCATCCAAACCGTGTCACCGCTGCCGATCGCCTGGGCCGAACATGTGCTGGCGGCCGGGCATTGGGGGGCGGCGCTGCGCGAGTACATGCGTGACTACAACCACTGGGCCACCGTCGGGGTGCTCAACGAGCTGCTGCCGCTGCCCGACAACCGGGTCACGCTGGCCGACGAGACCGATCAATACGGCCTGCCGGTCGCGAAATTCGACTACTCGCTATGCGACAACGACAAGGCGAACATGGCGTACTCCACCCAGGTGATCGCCAACATTCTGGACGCCGCCGGTGCCCAAGACGTGCTGACCATCCAGCGCTTCGCCCACCTCATCGGCGGCGCCCGGATGGGTAGCGACCCCGACACCAGCGTCGTCGACTCCAACCAGCGGGCCTGGGCGGTGCCCAACCTGTTCATCACCGACGGCTCGGTGTGCCCCACCCAGGGCAGCGCCAATCCGGCGCTGACCATCATGGCGCTGGCGTCACGGCTGGCCGACAAAATCGTCCGCGGCGACGTCACGGCCGATGCCGGGCTCAGCGGCGGACCCAGGCGTGCGTAA
- a CDS encoding gluconate 2-dehydrogenase subunit 3 family protein, with protein MRDIPSGRHLPQLRPDGKPLHPSWLPRQRRGVTPQMIGRYPDYDVLSSVDSWDAATRRVVLARLDKPGPLRFFDSSEEPTLRAFCDTVLAQDAEPRIPVAEFVDAKLADGQLDGYQYADMPDDRDTWRLVLAGLDEAARDAGAESFAAADLQTRETVVGRLSDGQLYGGSWEKLNVKRAWSVVMRMALSAFYSHPWAWNEIGFGGPAYPRGFMRLGGVGVREPYEKPGATAEDPVEIVEQEKLDG; from the coding sequence ATGCGCGACATCCCCAGCGGCCGACACCTGCCACAGCTGCGACCCGACGGCAAGCCGCTGCATCCGTCGTGGCTGCCGCGCCAGCGCCGCGGCGTGACACCACAGATGATCGGGCGGTACCCCGACTATGACGTGCTGTCGAGCGTCGACAGCTGGGACGCGGCCACCAGGCGCGTGGTGTTGGCCCGACTGGACAAGCCGGGACCGTTGCGGTTCTTCGACTCCTCCGAAGAGCCGACGCTGCGCGCCTTCTGCGACACCGTGCTGGCCCAGGATGCCGAGCCGCGGATACCGGTTGCGGAGTTCGTCGACGCCAAGCTGGCCGACGGTCAGCTCGACGGCTACCAGTACGCCGACATGCCCGACGACCGCGACACCTGGCGACTGGTATTGGCCGGTCTGGATGAGGCGGCCCGCGACGCGGGCGCGGAATCGTTCGCGGCGGCCGACCTGCAAACCCGGGAAACGGTCGTCGGGCGGCTCTCCGACGGACAGCTCTACGGCGGCAGCTGGGAGAAGCTCAACGTGAAGCGGGCCTGGTCGGTGGTGATGCGGATGGCCCTGTCGGCGTTCTACAGCCATCCGTGGGCATGGAACGAGATTGGTTTTGGCGGGCCGGCATATCCACGGGGTTTCATGCGGCTCGGCGGTGTGGGCGTGCGCGAGCCCTACGAAAAGCCGGGCGCCACCGCCGAGGACCCGGTGGAAATCGTCGAACAGGAAAAGCTCGATGGGTGA